The following is a genomic window from Crossiella equi.
ACAGGTGTGGTCACCCTGCTGGTGATCGTCTACCTGCTGATGAACTTGCTCGTTGACCTGCTCTACGCCGTGCTCGACCCGAGGATTCGCTATGACTGACCCGTCTGCCGCCGCCGCGGGCGGCCACATCGAAGCGCACGAGATGGTGTCGGCGGCCGAGCACGCGCCCGCGGGCAAGGCCGACAAGCCGCGCAGTCTCTGGTCGGACGCGTGGACCGACCTCCGGCGCCGACCGCTGTTCATCATCTCCGGGGTGCTTATCCTGTTCATTCTGGTGATCGCGGCGTTCCCGTCGCTGTTCACCTCGGTGGACCCCACCTTCGGTGAGCTGTCCCGCAGCCGCCAGGCGCCGTCGGGTGCCGCGTGGTTCGGCTACGACATCCAGGGCCGGGACATCTTCGCGCGGGTCATCTACGGCACCCGGGCCTCGATCATGGTCGGCCTGCTGGCCACGCTGGCCACGGTGGTCTTCGGCTCGTTCATGGGAATCCTGGCCGGCTACTTCGGCGGCTGGGTGGACGCGATCCTTTCCCGCGTCGCCGACGTGTTCTTCGGCCTGCCGTTCGTGCTCGGCGCGATCGTCATCCTGACCACCTTCAACACCGGTCCGGACTCGAACAACGCGGCGCGCATCATCACCATCGTGGTCATCTCGATCGCCGTGCTGTCCTGGCCGGTGTCGATGCGCATCATGCGCTCGGCCGCGATCACCGCGAAGCAGCAGGACTACGTGAAGGCCGCCCGCGCCCTCGGCGCGAGCTCCAGCCGGATCATCGCGCGGCACATGCTGCCGAACTGCCTCGCCTCGGTGCTGGTGTACGCGACGATCGCCCTCGGTGCCTTCATCGGCGCGGAGGCCACGCTGTCCTTCCTGGGTCTCGGCCTGCGCGAGCCGGTCGTGTCCTGGGGCGTGATGATCAGCGAGTCGAACACCTACATCCGGGTCGCTCCGCACATGCTGCTGTTCCCGGCGGCCTTCCTCACCATCACCGTGCTCGCGTTCGTGATGCTCGGTGACGCGGTGCGGGAAGCACTCGACCCCAAGCTTCGTTAGGAGGCAGTTCACAGTGTCGCAGAACGAGTCCACTGTGGACCCGATCGCCGGTGGCGGAAGCTCCGGCAACGAGCCGCTGCTGGTGGTCGAGGACCTGCACGTCGAGTTCCGCACGCGGGACGGCGTGGCCAAGGTGCTCAACGGCGTCAGC
Proteins encoded in this region:
- a CDS encoding ABC transporter permease, which encodes MTDPSAAAAGGHIEAHEMVSAAEHAPAGKADKPRSLWSDAWTDLRRRPLFIISGVLILFILVIAAFPSLFTSVDPTFGELSRSRQAPSGAAWFGYDIQGRDIFARVIYGTRASIMVGLLATLATVVFGSFMGILAGYFGGWVDAILSRVADVFFGLPFVLGAIVILTTFNTGPDSNNAARIITIVVISIAVLSWPVSMRIMRSAAITAKQQDYVKAARALGASSSRIIARHMLPNCLASVLVYATIALGAFIGAEATLSFLGLGLREPVVSWGVMISESNTYIRVAPHMLLFPAAFLTITVLAFVMLGDAVREALDPKLR